One window of the Shewanella maritima genome contains the following:
- a CDS encoding LpxL/LpxP family Kdo(2)-lipid IV(A) lauroyl/palmitoleoyl acyltransferase, whose translation MVEQAQFSAKLCHPKYWLMWFAVGMMRLTLLLPLRWQMKMGAALGRAVQKLVKGRSKTARRNLELCFPNMTTEQQQQLLDANFEETGKAVFDTINAWWWSDAKIQRHMTIKGKEHVTNNIDNGTGVILFAVHCLPLEMGARIFGQFQPGIGVYRPHDNPVMEYLQVKGRLRSNKGLVPKRDLRQMVKSLRKPDVIWYTADQDFGPSSAVFIPFYAVDQAATITGATTLAKLGRAKVLPFFVERNQDDTGYNIEIMPALDNFPGEDEVSDAIRGNKIIEQIIDKNPSQYMWLHRRFKTRPPEAPASLYD comes from the coding sequence GTGGTCGAGCAAGCTCAATTTTCGGCAAAGTTATGCCACCCAAAATATTGGCTAATGTGGTTTGCAGTAGGCATGATGCGTCTTACCTTATTGTTACCATTGCGCTGGCAAATGAAAATGGGCGCTGCGCTTGGTCGCGCAGTGCAAAAGCTAGTCAAAGGCCGCTCAAAAACGGCTCGGCGCAATTTAGAGCTTTGCTTCCCAAATATGACGACAGAGCAACAACAACAGTTGCTCGATGCAAACTTTGAAGAAACCGGTAAAGCAGTATTTGATACCATCAATGCTTGGTGGTGGTCTGATGCGAAAATCCAGCGCCACATGACCATTAAAGGCAAAGAGCATGTCACCAACAATATCGACAATGGCACGGGAGTGATCTTGTTTGCAGTGCACTGCTTACCATTGGAGATGGGCGCACGTATTTTTGGTCAGTTCCAACCTGGTATTGGCGTTTATCGCCCCCACGACAACCCGGTTATGGAATACCTACAGGTCAAAGGTCGTCTGCGCTCAAACAAGGGCTTAGTCCCTAAACGTGACTTAAGGCAAATGGTAAAGTCACTTCGCAAGCCTGACGTCATTTGGTACACCGCAGATCAGGATTTTGGCCCCTCAAGCGCAGTGTTCATCCCATTTTATGCTGTAGATCAAGCTGCCACTATTACTGGCGCAACCACCCTCGCTAAACTGGGACGCGCTAAAGTGTTGCCATTTTTTGTTGAGCGTAATCAAGATGATACTGGTTACAACATTGAGATTATGCCTGCATTAGATAACTTCCCAGGTGAAGATGAAGTGAGCGATGCCATTCGCGGCAATAAAATTATCGAACAGATTATCGATAAGAATCCAAGCCAATATATGTGGCTGCACCGTCGCTTCAAAACCCGCCCGCCAGAAGCGCCAGCTTCGTTGTACGATTAA
- a CDS encoding TetR family transcriptional regulator yields MAKRSRVETERTVNYILDEALNQILTIGFEAMSYTTLSDATGISRTGISHHFPRKTEFLAKLDMRIGQLFVDELNFTSLELLESSWNAAMKQPRHLAVLKLYFSLCGASQKGISFFTAIEHAKEQAGELLGAEGERCIDNLIGRSSVMLLTNNVEELAA; encoded by the coding sequence ATGGCAAAACGTTCACGCGTAGAAACTGAACGCACAGTTAACTACATTTTAGATGAAGCCTTAAACCAAATTTTGACGATCGGATTTGAAGCCATGTCTTACACGACGCTTTCAGATGCGACAGGGATAAGTCGAACCGGGATCAGTCATCATTTTCCTCGTAAAACCGAGTTTCTAGCTAAGCTGGACATGCGTATCGGTCAGTTGTTTGTTGATGAGTTAAATTTCACATCACTGGAACTGCTTGAATCGTCATGGAATGCTGCTATGAAACAGCCACGACACCTTGCTGTGTTAAAGCTGTACTTTAGCTTGTGTGGTGCGAGTCAAAAAGGCATTAGTTTCTTCACTGCAATTGAGCATGCTAAAGAACAAGCTGGTGAGTTATTAGGCGCAGAAGGTGAGCGCTGTATCGATAACTTGATCGGCCGTAGCTCAGTGATGTTACTAACTAACAATGTAGAAGAACTTGCTGCGTAG